From a single Lactococcus allomyrinae genomic region:
- a CDS encoding O-methyltransferase, producing MVETYKRTSNPMMNRPVVKPELVDWMRRSQTQLSGDITKVLTFAKENNIPVIPHETVTYFQMLISIMQPKRILEVGTAIGFSALMMAEAAPSAEIVTIDRNPEMIALAKENLEKYDSRHQIILKEGDAADVLSVLKRDEHKKYDIIFMDSAKSKYIEFLPNALDLLSNNGVILMDDIFQAGEILVPIMEIKRTQRALERGLRRLFDEVFDNPKYITSVLPLGDGLLMIKCR from the coding sequence GTGGTTGAAACCTATAAACGTACAAGTAATCCAATGATGAATCGTCCAGTTGTAAAACCAGAACTCGTTGACTGGATGCGCAGAAGCCAAACACAGTTGAGTGGAGATATTACAAAAGTTCTGACATTTGCTAAAGAAAACAATATTCCTGTAATTCCGCATGAAACTGTGACTTATTTTCAAATGCTGATTAGTATTATGCAGCCTAAACGTATTCTGGAAGTCGGGACAGCCATTGGTTTTTCAGCACTTATGATGGCAGAAGCTGCTCCTAGTGCTGAGATTGTAACAATTGATCGAAATCCTGAAATGATTGCTTTGGCAAAAGAAAATCTCGAAAAATATGATTCTCGTCATCAGATTATCCTTAAAGAAGGAGATGCTGCTGACGTTTTATCGGTTTTGAAAAGAGATGAACATAAAAAATATGACATTATTTTTATGGATTCAGCGAAATCAAAATATATCGAATTTCTGCCAAATGCATTAGATTTGTTATCTAATAATGGAGTTATCTTGATGGATGATATCTTTCAGGCAGGCGAAATATTAGTCCCTATCATGGAAATTAAGAGAACACAACGTGCCCTAGAGCGGGGATTACGTAGACTATTTGATGAAGTGTTTGATAACCCTAAATATATAACGAGCGTTCTTCCGCTAGGAGATGGTTTATTGATGATAAAATGTCGTTGA
- a CDS encoding peptidyl-prolyl cis-trans isomerase, with protein MKFKKLSLAIATVFAGAALVTLSGCSNNDSASKDIITMKGDTIRVSDLYNEAKEFPSQPTNTLLQNLTFDKIFSKEFGKEVTDKKVAAQVKDIKSQYGDQFSSALQQQGLTEASFTPYMRTQMLEQAAIDHDIKTTQYTKANLEAAWKTYHPDVTAYVVSETSKDAATKALAAAKKDDAGKASFEKTNASSKITFNSTSTTVPAEVQTAAFKLKNGEFSDVIEASDASTGSTSYYIVEMVKTSDKGTDMNKYKKELQDVIKSQKESDTTYVSGVIASYLKKYNVTVKETAFSNLFSQFTQTSSSLSSN; from the coding sequence TTGAAATTCAAAAAACTCAGTTTAGCTATTGCTACAGTTTTCGCAGGTGCTGCACTCGTGACACTTTCGGGTTGTTCAAACAATGACTCAGCGAGCAAAGATATTATTACCATGAAAGGTGACACGATTCGTGTGTCGGACCTCTATAACGAAGCAAAAGAATTTCCATCGCAACCAACAAACACTTTACTCCAAAACTTAACTTTTGATAAAATTTTTAGCAAAGAGTTTGGGAAAGAAGTGACAGATAAAAAAGTTGCAGCTCAAGTTAAGGATATTAAAAGTCAATACGGCGACCAATTCTCTTCAGCCTTGCAACAACAAGGATTGACAGAGGCGAGCTTTACGCCATATATGCGTACTCAAATGCTTGAACAAGCAGCGATTGACCATGATATCAAGACAACACAATATACAAAAGCAAATCTTGAAGCAGCATGGAAAACTTATCACCCAGACGTGACTGCTTATGTGGTTTCTGAAACATCAAAAGATGCTGCAACTAAAGCATTAGCAGCAGCAAAGAAAGACGATGCTGGTAAAGCAAGTTTTGAGAAAACAAATGCTTCAAGCAAAATAACGTTTAATTCAACTTCAACAACAGTACCAGCGGAAGTTCAAACAGCAGCTTTCAAGTTGAAGAATGGTGAATTTTCAGATGTTATTGAAGCCTCTGATGCGTCTACTGGTTCTACTTCATATTATATCGTTGAGATGGTTAAAACATCTGACAAAGGTACTGACATGAATAAGTATAAAAAAGAACTTCAAGATGTCATCAAATCTCAAAAAGAGTCTGATACAACGTATGTTAGTGGTGTGATTGCTTCTTACTTGAAAAAGTATAATGTTACTGTGAAAGAAACAGCATTCTCAAATCTTTTCTCACAATTTACACAAACTTCATCAAGCTTATCATCTAACTAA
- a CDS encoding nitroreductase family protein: MSPLEFLDARSSVRAFDPNAKISTEEIKNILSHAANAPSSNNFQPWKVIVIKNKAKQKILKNFSADQKQVEDSSAVFLIFGDKSTYDVQKIMNFNIRNKIIRQDELREKTERVTAYLQLHPEDAENEGLRFDIGLFSMNLMYVVRAFGYESVPMRGVFFDKIMDYLNIPKTYEPILMLPVGKALQPGFPHLRYPIDEFSNIIE, from the coding sequence ATGTCACCACTCGAATTTTTAGACGCACGTTCTTCAGTCAGAGCGTTCGATCCCAATGCCAAAATCAGCACTGAAGAAATCAAAAATATTCTGTCACACGCTGCAAATGCTCCTTCCAGTAATAATTTTCAACCATGGAAAGTCATCGTCATTAAAAATAAAGCCAAACAGAAAATTTTAAAAAATTTCTCAGCAGATCAAAAACAAGTCGAAGATTCATCTGCTGTTTTCCTTATTTTTGGTGATAAATCCACCTATGATGTTCAAAAAATTATGAACTTCAACATTAGAAACAAGATTATTCGCCAAGATGAGCTTAGAGAAAAAACAGAACGAGTAACAGCTTATCTTCAATTACACCCTGAAGATGCTGAAAATGAAGGCTTACGTTTTGATATTGGACTTTTTTCGATGAATCTGATGTATGTCGTAAGGGCTTTCGGATACGAATCCGTGCCAATGCGTGGTGTATTCTTTGATAAAATTATGGATTATTTAAACATTCCTAAAACCTATGAACCTATCCTCATGCTTCCTGTTGGCAAAGCTTTACAGCCTGGCTTTCCACACCTTCGCTACCCCATTGATGAATTTTCAAATATCATCGAATAG
- a CDS encoding aminoglycoside 6-adenylyltransferase, translating into MRKEQEMMELVLGIAQSDERIRAVYLNGSRANPSINGDKYQDYDIVYIVTEISSFIEDKKFPQNFGTPLIIQEPHSPRPDTHHAWLMLFQDGVRIDLQIENKEKNSFGEDTLTIPLLDKDNILKEISLSNDKGYWIKKPTEAEYAASCNEFWWCLNNVAKGIKRQQLSYTMRMYMETVHLELETMLDWFIAVQHNFELTTGMWGKHIKSYLPDELYESYKKTYLSAEDEKNSWQAIFTACDLFHLLANDVGKRLNFTYAQSDEDGMRAYLNMIKNNE; encoded by the coding sequence ATGAGAAAAGAACAAGAAATGATGGAGTTAGTTTTAGGAATTGCGCAATCTGATGAACGCATACGAGCAGTTTATCTGAATGGTTCAAGAGCAAATCCCAGCATAAATGGTGATAAATATCAAGACTATGATATTGTTTATATTGTCACAGAAATTAGTTCATTTATTGAAGACAAAAAATTTCCCCAGAATTTTGGTACTCCTTTAATTATCCAAGAACCTCATTCTCCCAGACCTGACACCCACCACGCGTGGTTGATGCTTTTTCAGGATGGTGTCAGAATTGACTTACAAATTGAAAATAAGGAAAAAAATAGCTTTGGGGAAGACACACTAACCATTCCATTACTTGATAAAGATAATATTTTAAAAGAAATTTCTTTATCAAACGACAAAGGGTATTGGATAAAAAAACCGACAGAAGCGGAATATGCAGCATCTTGTAATGAATTTTGGTGGTGTCTAAACAATGTAGCAAAAGGAATAAAGCGCCAGCAGCTCTCATATACAATGCGAATGTATATGGAAACAGTTCATTTAGAATTAGAAACCATGTTAGACTGGTTTATTGCAGTACAGCATAACTTTGAATTAACAACGGGAATGTGGGGAAAGCATATTAAATCCTATCTTCCTGATGAACTCTATGAATCTTATAAAAAAACATATTTATCAGCAGAAGATGAAAAAAATTCGTGGCAAGCAATTTTTACTGCCTGTGACCTTTTTCATCTGTTGGCAAATGATGTTGGAAAACGGTTGAATTTTACTTATGCACAGTCTGATGAAGATGGAATGAGAGCTTATCTGAATATGATAAAAAACAATGAATAA
- a CDS encoding competence protein CoiA yields the protein MLTAIDEKNKLVNLLESSPEELTGQYFCPACKTEVVLKNGNIKITHFAHKTLQNCESWTENESVQHLTLKKILYRWFKKSEKVEVEKYLPELKQTPDLLVNDKIAIEVQCSSLSLKRLKERTENYQTHGYSVIWLMGKKLWLSHQLTELQKNLMYFSENRGFYFWELDLERKKLRLKSLIHQDLRGNILHLTEEILFGHGELLTHLRQPFSAQAPLSLPVSADRGLFHFVRQQLFHRSTKWLEIQEKYYQQGKNLLTENFDKPYIAPPGLNLLSVSDDKISSANFTQITQNLVPYYQNFLENFKKNPRNKLYPPRFYAIIKEVNNETKAK from the coding sequence ATGCTGACAGCAATTGATGAAAAAAATAAACTGGTTAACTTATTAGAAAGTTCTCCAGAAGAACTGACTGGGCAATACTTTTGTCCTGCTTGCAAAACAGAAGTTGTCTTGAAAAATGGAAATATAAAAATTACACATTTTGCGCACAAAACTTTACAAAATTGTGAATCGTGGACTGAAAATGAGTCTGTGCAACATTTAACATTAAAGAAGATACTCTATCGTTGGTTCAAAAAGTCCGAAAAAGTGGAAGTAGAAAAATATCTTCCGGAGTTAAAACAAACCCCTGATTTGCTGGTTAACGATAAAATTGCAATAGAAGTTCAATGTTCCTCTCTTTCGCTCAAACGCCTAAAAGAACGAACAGAAAACTATCAAACTCATGGTTATTCAGTGATTTGGCTAATGGGAAAGAAATTATGGCTGAGTCATCAACTGACAGAACTCCAAAAAAATTTGATGTATTTTTCTGAAAATCGAGGATTTTATTTCTGGGAACTTGATTTAGAACGAAAAAAATTAAGATTAAAATCATTGATTCATCAGGACTTGAGGGGCAACATTTTACATTTAACAGAAGAAATATTATTTGGTCACGGAGAACTGTTGACACATTTGCGCCAGCCTTTTTCCGCACAAGCTCCATTGTCATTACCTGTCAGTGCTGACAGAGGGCTTTTTCATTTTGTCAGACAACAACTCTTTCATCGGTCAACGAAATGGTTGGAAATTCAAGAAAAATATTATCAGCAAGGGAAAAATTTACTGACAGAAAACTTTGACAAACCTTATATCGCGCCACCAGGACTCAATTTACTTTCTGTCAGTGATGACAAGATTTCATCAGCAAATTTCACACAAATTACACAAAATTTAGTGCCCTACTATCAAAATTTTTTAGAAAATTTCAAAAAAAATCCGCGAAACAAGCTCTATCCACCTCGTTTCTATGCTATAATAAAAGAAGTTAACAATGAAACAAAGGCAAAATAG
- the alaS gene encoding alanine--tRNA ligase has protein sequence MKTMTSAEVRQMFLEFFKSKNHTVEPSQSLVPVNDPTLLWINSGVATLKKYFDGSVVPENPRITNAQKAIRTNDIENVGKTARHHTMFEMLGNFSIGDYFRKEAIAYAWELLTSKEWFEFPAEKLYITYYPDDKDTFNRWVEVGVDPSHLVPIEDNFWEIGAGPSGPDTEIFFDRGETYDPEHVGLKLLADDIENDRYIEIWNIVLSQFNANPAIPRSEYPELPQKNIDTGMGLERMVCIIQGGKTNFDTDLFLPIIREIEKLSGKTYDSDGENMSFKVIADHIRSLSFAIGDGALPGNEGRGYVLRRLLRRAVMHGKKLGIQGKFLAPLVPTVGKIMQSYYPEVLEKQDFIMQIIDREEETFNRTIDAGQKLIDELLSKLKAEGKDTLEGEDIFRLYDTYGFPVELTEELAYDEGFKIDHEGFKAAMKEQQDRARSAVVKGGSMGAQNETLSSIEVESTFLYEDKVAQAKLLVAVKDNELVENVTGTAQLVFDVTPFYAEMGGQVADHGVIKNASGQVVANVLDVQHAPHGQNLHEVEILSTLKVGDTYTLEIDVERRNAVVKNHTATHLLHAALHHIVGNHALQAGSLNEVDFLRFDFTHFAQVTKEELAAIERQVNEVIWQSIKVDTIETDVETAKSMGAMALFGEKYGKVVRVVKIGDYSVELCGGTHTATTSEIGLFKIIKEEGIGSGVRRIIAVTGQKAYEAFKDAEDTLNEVAGVIKAPQISQVVAKVSSLQDELKTAQKENNALAGKLAATQSDEIFKNIQSVGDLTFVASEVSVPDANGLRQLADIWKQKELSDVLVLVAKIGEKASLLVASKSSEIKAGNLVKELAPLIDGRGGGKPDMAMAGGSNAAGIGGLLDRVSEKLV, from the coding sequence ATGAAAACCATGACTTCAGCAGAAGTTCGTCAAATGTTTCTTGAATTTTTTAAATCAAAAAATCATACAGTAGAACCTTCACAAAGTCTTGTACCAGTAAATGATCCAACTTTACTTTGGATTAATTCTGGTGTTGCGACATTGAAAAAATATTTTGACGGTTCAGTTGTTCCAGAAAATCCACGAATTACTAATGCACAAAAAGCAATTCGGACAAATGATATTGAAAATGTAGGTAAAACAGCACGTCATCATACAATGTTTGAGATGTTGGGGAATTTTTCTATTGGTGATTATTTCCGTAAAGAAGCGATTGCTTATGCTTGGGAGCTGTTGACAAGTAAAGAATGGTTTGAATTTCCAGCTGAAAAATTATACATTACTTATTATCCTGATGATAAAGATACTTTTAATCGTTGGGTAGAAGTCGGAGTTGACCCTTCACATCTTGTTCCTATTGAGGATAATTTTTGGGAAATTGGGGCTGGACCTTCGGGACCAGATACAGAAATTTTCTTTGATCGTGGTGAAACGTATGATCCAGAACACGTCGGATTAAAATTACTTGCTGATGATATTGAAAACGACCGCTATATTGAAATCTGGAATATTGTCCTTTCTCAATTTAATGCTAATCCTGCAATCCCACGTTCAGAGTATCCTGAATTGCCTCAGAAGAATATAGATACAGGCATGGGATTGGAGCGGATGGTTTGTATCATTCAAGGTGGAAAAACTAACTTTGATACTGACCTTTTTCTCCCTATTATTCGTGAAATTGAGAAACTATCTGGAAAAACTTATGATTCTGATGGAGAAAACATGAGTTTCAAGGTTATTGCGGACCATATTCGCTCATTGAGTTTTGCTATCGGTGATGGGGCATTGCCTGGAAATGAAGGACGGGGCTATGTTTTACGTCGTTTGCTACGTCGTGCTGTTATGCATGGGAAAAAATTAGGTATTCAAGGCAAATTCTTGGCGCCATTAGTCCCAACTGTTGGAAAAATCATGCAAAGTTACTATCCTGAAGTGCTTGAAAAACAAGACTTTATCATGCAGATTATTGATCGTGAAGAAGAAACATTTAATCGAACTATTGATGCGGGACAAAAGCTGATTGATGAACTCTTGAGCAAGCTCAAAGCTGAAGGGAAAGATACACTTGAGGGAGAAGATATTTTCCGTCTTTATGATACGTATGGCTTCCCAGTGGAATTAACAGAGGAACTTGCTTATGATGAAGGCTTCAAGATTGACCACGAAGGTTTCAAAGCTGCAATGAAAGAGCAGCAAGACAGAGCGCGTAGTGCAGTGGTTAAAGGTGGCTCAATGGGCGCTCAAAATGAAACTTTGTCTTCAATTGAAGTTGAATCAACTTTCCTTTATGAAGATAAAGTAGCACAAGCGAAATTGTTGGTAGCAGTTAAAGATAATGAGCTTGTTGAAAATGTAACTGGTACAGCTCAACTTGTATTTGATGTTACTCCATTTTATGCTGAAATGGGTGGACAAGTTGCTGACCACGGTGTGATAAAAAATGCTTCAGGTCAAGTGGTGGCAAACGTTTTAGATGTGCAACACGCTCCTCATGGACAAAATCTGCACGAAGTAGAAATATTATCAACGCTCAAGGTTGGTGATACTTATACTCTAGAGATTGATGTAGAGCGGCGTAATGCTGTTGTGAAAAATCATACGGCGACTCATTTACTTCATGCAGCGCTTCATCATATTGTAGGTAATCATGCCTTACAAGCAGGATCACTTAACGAGGTTGATTTCCTCCGTTTTGATTTCACTCACTTTGCACAAGTGACAAAAGAAGAATTAGCAGCGATTGAACGTCAGGTTAATGAAGTGATTTGGCAATCTATAAAAGTTGATACGATTGAAACAGATGTAGAAACAGCGAAATCAATGGGAGCAATGGCACTTTTTGGTGAAAAATATGGAAAAGTTGTCCGAGTTGTAAAAATTGGTGATTATTCAGTGGAGCTTTGTGGAGGAACACATACAGCAACAACTTCTGAAATTGGTCTATTCAAGATTATCAAAGAAGAAGGCATTGGCTCGGGTGTTCGTCGGATTATTGCAGTGACGGGTCAAAAAGCTTATGAAGCCTTTAAGGATGCTGAAGATACTTTGAATGAGGTAGCAGGGGTAATTAAAGCACCACAAATATCACAAGTGGTAGCAAAGGTTTCAAGTCTTCAAGATGAGCTAAAAACTGCTCAGAAAGAAAATAATGCTTTAGCAGGAAAACTTGCAGCAACTCAGTCAGATGAAATTTTTAAAAATATACAATCAGTAGGAGATTTGACTTTTGTTGCTAGTGAGGTATCTGTTCCTGATGCAAATGGTTTGCGTCAACTTGCAGATATTTGGAAACAAAAGGAACTTTCAGATGTGTTAGTGCTTGTTGCAAAAATTGGTGAAAAAGCAAGTCTTTTGGTGGCAAGCAAGTCATCAGAGATCAAAGCAGGAAACTTAGTTAAAGAACTTGCTCCATTGATTGACGGCCGAGGTGGCGGTAAGCCAGATATGGCGATGGCTGGTGGTTCTAATGCTGCTGGTATTGGTGGACTCTTGGATAGAGTTAGTGAAAAATTAGTATAA
- the pepF gene encoding oligoendopeptidase F — protein MVKERTEILEQLTWDLTTIFSTDEAWEEELDCVTGNIEDAEADFVGHLLDNAATLNEITATMLSISRDVEKLYVYASMKNDQDTRAAKYQEYQAKATTLYAKFGEAFSFYEPEFLALTTENYQKLLLDEPQLKKYQHYFERLFTKKAHILTQKEEKLLASAGEIFGSGAEIFEVFDNADVRFPQVKDESGKEIQLTHGNYISLMESKDRTARKNAYKALYSNYEQYQHTYAKTLQTNVKVHNFNAEVRGYSSAREAALAENFVPEKVYDVLIETVNKYLPLLHRYIVLRKEILNLSDLKMYDIYTPLSTLDYKFNYEDGVKKAQEVLAIFGEDYTKRVKRAFDERWIDVCENVGKRSGAYSGGSYDTNAFMLLNWQETLDDLFTLVHEMGHSMHSTFTRENQPYVYGDYPIFLAEIASTTNENILTETLLNETEDDKERFALLNHWLDSFRGTIYRQAQFAEFEQMIHEADAKGQVLTSEFMNDTYGKLNEKYYGLKAEENLEIQYEWARIPHFYYNFYVFQYSTGFAAATYLAEKIVHGTTENREKYLNYLKAGSSAYPLDVIAKAGVDMTSAEYLESSFQLFEKRLKEFETLVKK, from the coding sequence ATGGTTAAAGAAAGAACTGAAATTCTAGAACAATTGACTTGGGATTTAACAACGATTTTTTCAACAGATGAGGCTTGGGAAGAAGAGTTAGATTGTGTTACAGGCAATATTGAGGATGCAGAAGCAGATTTTGTAGGGCATTTATTAGATAACGCAGCAACTTTGAATGAGATAACAGCGACCATGCTCTCAATCTCAAGAGATGTGGAAAAGCTCTACGTCTACGCTTCTATGAAAAATGACCAAGACACTAGAGCTGCAAAGTACCAAGAATATCAAGCAAAAGCTACAACACTTTACGCAAAATTTGGTGAAGCATTTTCCTTCTATGAACCAGAATTTCTAGCGTTAACAACTGAAAATTATCAAAAATTATTATTAGACGAGCCACAATTAAAAAAATATCAACATTATTTTGAACGATTGTTTACCAAAAAAGCTCATATTCTGACCCAAAAAGAGGAAAAACTTCTCGCATCCGCAGGAGAAATTTTTGGTAGTGGTGCAGAAATATTTGAAGTATTTGATAATGCAGATGTCCGCTTTCCACAAGTAAAAGATGAGTCAGGTAAAGAAATTCAACTGACTCATGGGAATTATATTTCGCTTATGGAAAGTAAGGATAGAACTGCTCGTAAAAATGCTTATAAAGCGCTTTATAGTAACTATGAACAATATCAACATACTTATGCTAAAACCTTACAAACTAATGTGAAAGTTCATAATTTCAATGCAGAAGTACGAGGCTATTCATCAGCACGGGAAGCAGCTTTAGCAGAAAATTTTGTACCAGAAAAAGTTTACGATGTTCTTATTGAAACAGTCAATAAATATTTACCTTTATTACACCGTTATATTGTACTTCGCAAAGAAATCTTGAATCTTTCAGATTTAAAAATGTATGATATCTATACACCATTATCAACATTAGACTATAAATTTAACTATGAAGATGGGGTAAAAAAGGCACAAGAAGTACTAGCAATTTTTGGAGAAGATTATACCAAACGTGTAAAAAGAGCTTTTGATGAACGTTGGATTGATGTATGTGAAAATGTAGGAAAACGCTCAGGCGCTTATTCAGGTGGGTCTTATGATACAAATGCTTTCATGTTACTTAACTGGCAAGAAACATTGGATGACCTGTTTACACTGGTGCATGAGATGGGACATTCCATGCACAGTACATTTACACGTGAAAACCAGCCCTATGTTTACGGTGATTATCCGATTTTTTTAGCTGAGATTGCTTCAACCACAAATGAAAATATTTTGACTGAAACATTACTCAATGAAACAGAAGATGATAAAGAACGGTTTGCCTTACTTAATCATTGGCTGGATAGTTTCCGAGGAACAATTTATCGTCAAGCGCAATTTGCCGAGTTTGAGCAGATGATTCACGAAGCAGATGCTAAAGGTCAAGTTCTCACGAGTGAGTTTATGAATGATACTTATGGAAAATTAAACGAAAAATATTATGGCTTAAAAGCAGAAGAAAATTTAGAGATTCAGTATGAATGGGCAAGAATTCCACATTTTTACTATAATTTCTATGTTTTCCAATATTCTACAGGGTTTGCAGCTGCGACCTATCTTGCAGAAAAAATTGTTCACGGAACGACAGAAAATCGTGAAAAATATTTGAATTATCTTAAAGCAGGTTCATCCGCTTATCCATTAGATGTTATTGCTAAAGCAGGCGTTGACATGACATCCGCAGAGTATCTTGAAAGTTCATTCCAGCTTTTTGAAAAGCGCCTAAAAGAATTTGAAACCCTTGTAAAAAAATGA
- a CDS encoding HAD-IIB family hydrolase, with the protein MNIVFSDVDGTFQDLGVPVPQINIDAVKRLQEAGDHFVFVTGRGIGLVEQMEQEIGLDCDVIFGNGAGFKARGQFPTYSNCLSIETLRRLLPILDEENILYFIHTDTEVVIQPVEKYEVHLQKLRDSLSFMGHQGRLLMDYKTEYFKEQCYHVEDIIGFFETYPERTIVKIELMEASDKKHEILRERLTIKDTYVFTSFIKTLEIVNPLSTKGAAIRSYLEKLPYDLSFGIGDGENDLTMFETVDVAVAVANASDTVKNKSHKTTLSCNEGGVGKFIFDEILNYTDIN; encoded by the coding sequence ATGAATATTGTTTTTTCGGATGTAGATGGAACTTTTCAAGATTTAGGCGTACCTGTTCCTCAAATAAATATAGATGCAGTTAAAAGACTTCAAGAAGCAGGTGACCATTTCGTATTTGTAACAGGTCGTGGTATTGGACTTGTTGAGCAAATGGAGCAAGAGATTGGACTAGATTGTGATGTCATCTTCGGAAATGGCGCAGGTTTTAAAGCAAGAGGGCAATTTCCGACTTATAGCAATTGTCTATCAATAGAAACTTTGCGGCGTCTTTTGCCTATTTTGGATGAAGAAAATATTCTTTATTTTATCCACACTGACACTGAGGTGGTGATTCAACCTGTAGAGAAATATGAGGTGCATCTGCAAAAACTCCGCGACAGTCTGAGTTTCATGGGACATCAAGGAAGACTGCTGATGGATTATAAAACAGAGTATTTCAAAGAGCAATGTTATCACGTTGAAGATATTATTGGATTTTTTGAAACATATCCAGAGCGGACAATCGTAAAAATTGAGCTAATGGAAGCAAGCGACAAAAAACATGAAATCCTTAGAGAGAGATTAACTATCAAAGACACTTACGTTTTCACATCATTCATAAAAACACTTGAGATCGTCAATCCTCTCAGTACAAAAGGAGCTGCAATACGCTCTTATCTTGAAAAATTACCTTATGACTTAAGTTTTGGAATAGGTGATGGAGAAAATGATTTAACAATGTTTGAAACAGTTGATGTAGCAGTGGCGGTAGCAAATGCATCTGACACAGTAAAAAACAAAAGCCACAAAACTACTTTAAGTTGCAACGAAGGTGGCGTTGGAAAATTTATTTTTGATGAAATTCTAAACTATACTGACATTAACTAA